From Solwaraspora sp. WMMD1047, the proteins below share one genomic window:
- a CDS encoding S9 family peptidase produces the protein MTTDTPVSAPIAKRVPTERTHHGDTVTDEYAWLAKKDDPETIAYLTAENEWTEASTAHLASLRETLFTEIRDRTQETDLSVPVRKGGHWYYTRTVEGQQYGIHCRRAIRDGETDPPIPTDGAPLDGEEILLDGNVLGEGHEFFALGTFDVSPDGRRLAYSTDFSGDERFTLRVKDLQTGELLGDEVPDVFYGSAWSADGSSLFYLTVDEAWRPYRVWRHQVGSPSSDDVTVYEETDERFWVGVELTRSEKFIVIESHSKITSEVRVIPAGNPTGEPAVIAPRRQGVEYSIEHHGHRFLVLHNDGAEDFALAYTSADRPGDWVPMIEHSPGTRLESVDAFANHVVVQLRTDGLTGVRVLTAGSTDAYDIDFPEPIYSVGLDSNPEYQTNTVRLRYTSLVTPDSVYDYDLVTRELVLRKRKPVLGGYDPAGYEQHRGWALADDGTRVPISLVCRAGTPRDGSAPCLIYGYGSYEISMDPWFSVARLSLLDRGVIFAVAHVRGGGELGRHWYTDGKMLAKKNTFTDFVAVARHLVKTNWTAADRLVARGGSAGGLLMGAVANLAPDAFAGIVAQVPFVDALNTILDPSLPLTVTEWEEWGNPLADPEVYAYMKSYGPYENVADHDYPAILAVTSLNDARVLYHEPAKWIAKLRAVAPGGTYLLKTEMGAGHGGPSGRYDSWREEAFVNAWILDRFTG, from the coding sequence GTGACCACTGACACGCCCGTCTCCGCCCCGATCGCCAAGCGGGTTCCCACCGAGCGCACCCACCACGGTGACACCGTCACCGACGAGTACGCCTGGTTGGCCAAGAAGGACGATCCGGAGACCATCGCGTACCTGACGGCGGAGAACGAGTGGACCGAGGCGAGCACCGCCCACCTGGCGTCGCTGCGGGAGACCCTCTTCACCGAGATCCGGGACCGCACCCAGGAGACCGACCTGTCGGTGCCGGTCCGCAAGGGTGGCCACTGGTACTACACCCGCACGGTCGAGGGGCAGCAGTACGGCATCCACTGCCGGCGGGCGATCCGCGACGGCGAGACCGACCCGCCGATCCCGACCGACGGCGCTCCGCTGGACGGCGAGGAGATCCTGCTCGACGGCAACGTGCTCGGCGAGGGTCACGAGTTCTTCGCGCTGGGCACCTTCGACGTCAGCCCGGACGGCCGGCGGTTGGCCTACTCGACCGACTTCAGCGGCGACGAGCGGTTCACCCTGCGGGTGAAGGACCTGCAGACCGGTGAACTGCTCGGTGACGAGGTCCCGGACGTCTTCTACGGCAGCGCCTGGTCGGCCGACGGGTCCAGCCTGTTCTATCTGACGGTCGACGAGGCGTGGCGGCCGTACCGGGTGTGGCGGCACCAGGTGGGCAGCCCGTCGAGCGACGATGTGACCGTCTACGAGGAGACCGACGAGCGGTTCTGGGTGGGCGTGGAGCTGACCCGGTCGGAGAAGTTCATCGTCATCGAGTCGCACAGCAAGATCACGAGCGAGGTCCGGGTCATCCCGGCCGGCAACCCGACCGGGGAGCCGGCGGTCATCGCGCCCCGCCGGCAGGGCGTCGAGTACTCCATCGAGCACCACGGCCACCGGTTCCTGGTGCTGCACAACGACGGCGCGGAGGACTTCGCGCTGGCGTACACGTCGGCGGACCGGCCGGGCGACTGGGTGCCGATGATCGAGCACTCGCCCGGGACCCGGCTGGAGTCGGTCGACGCCTTCGCCAACCACGTGGTGGTGCAACTGCGCACCGACGGGCTGACCGGGGTACGGGTACTGACCGCCGGTTCGACCGACGCGTACGACATCGATTTCCCGGAGCCGATCTACAGCGTCGGCCTGGACTCGAATCCGGAGTACCAGACCAACACCGTCCGGTTGCGCTACACCTCGCTCGTCACCCCGGATTCGGTGTACGACTACGACCTGGTGACCCGGGAGCTGGTGCTGCGCAAGCGCAAGCCGGTGCTGGGCGGTTACGACCCGGCCGGCTACGAGCAGCACCGGGGCTGGGCGCTGGCCGACGACGGGACCCGGGTGCCGATCTCGCTGGTCTGCCGGGCCGGCACCCCTCGGGACGGCTCCGCGCCGTGCCTGATCTACGGCTACGGCTCGTACGAGATCAGCATGGACCCGTGGTTCTCGGTGGCCCGGCTCTCGCTGCTGGACCGTGGGGTGATCTTCGCGGTGGCACACGTGCGGGGCGGCGGTGAGCTGGGCCGGCACTGGTACACCGACGGAAAGATGCTGGCCAAGAAGAACACCTTCACCGACTTCGTGGCGGTCGCCCGACACCTGGTGAAGACCAACTGGACGGCGGCGGACCGGCTGGTTGCCCGGGGTGGCTCGGCCGGCGGTCTGCTGATGGGAGCGGTGGCCAACCTGGCGCCGGACGCCTTCGCCGGCATCGTGGCGCAGGTGCCGTTCGTGGACGCACTCAACACCATCCTGGACCCGTCGCTGCCGCTGACCGTCACCGAGTGGGAGGAGTGGGGCAACCCGCTGGCCGATCCCGAGGTGTACGCGTACATGAAGTCCTACGGTCCGTACGAGAACGTCGCGGACCACGACTATCCGGCCATCCTCGCGGTGACCAGCCTGAACGACGCCCGGGTGCTCTACCACGAGCCGGCCAAGTGGATCGCCAAGTTGCGGGCCGTGGCGCCGGGCGGGACCTACCTGCTCAAGACCGAGATGGGTGCCGGGCACGGCGGGCCGAGCGGCCGGTACGACTCCTGGCGGGAGGAGGCGTTCGTGAACGCCTGGATCCTGGACCGTTTCACGGGGTAA
- a CDS encoding FAD-binding oxidoreductase: MAHPSWGGQVARRLAGICGEDFARPAGAADGVAGASARWVAVPGTVEAVAAVLRVAADYELSVVPRGAGTKIDWGAPPSHLDIVLDTGRLAGVWHQPAGEPYAEVGAGTPVRAVQAVLERTGRRLPLDAPSTGATVGGVLAADEAGPLRYRHGGPCEQLIEVSYLDGAGVLHRASRPAGGDAAPAPAGGTGPTLAGGAKPEDSGPVSADGGPGSDGPAVDDLTRLLCGSQGALGVLLSATLRVQPVPASRIWVSRPVWTPLEVHDLLGEILTAGLAPAAIEVDLPGATPGAPIRPVLPARAGSAFGRLVVLLEGGPADVAERTARLSNLLGGDPDVATVPPVWWRRYPFGPGEVGLRLLVPNDHLHAAVYALRDAVGAPVPVRGSAGLGVVHAALPGGTPPDRVAAILAAVRTVLLARDGRCVVLTAPPAVRRAIDLWGELPDLPLLHRIKERFDPARRLAPGRFTGGL, from the coding sequence ATGGCACATCCGTCGTGGGGTGGCCAGGTGGCACGCCGCCTGGCCGGCATCTGCGGGGAGGACTTCGCCCGGCCGGCCGGCGCGGCCGACGGGGTGGCCGGGGCGTCGGCCCGCTGGGTGGCGGTACCAGGCACGGTCGAGGCGGTGGCGGCCGTGCTGCGGGTCGCCGCCGACTACGAGCTGTCGGTGGTGCCACGCGGCGCCGGCACCAAGATCGATTGGGGTGCGCCCCCGTCCCACCTGGACATCGTGCTGGACACCGGCCGGCTGGCCGGCGTCTGGCACCAACCGGCCGGCGAACCGTACGCCGAGGTCGGCGCCGGCACGCCGGTGCGGGCGGTGCAGGCCGTCCTGGAGCGCACCGGTCGCCGGTTGCCGCTCGACGCGCCGTCGACCGGCGCCACCGTCGGCGGCGTGCTGGCGGCCGACGAGGCGGGGCCGCTGCGCTACCGGCACGGTGGCCCGTGCGAGCAGCTGATCGAGGTCAGCTACCTGGACGGCGCCGGCGTACTGCACCGGGCCAGCCGGCCGGCAGGCGGCGATGCCGCGCCGGCTCCGGCCGGCGGCACCGGGCCGACGTTGGCCGGCGGCGCCAAACCGGAGGACAGCGGGCCGGTTTCGGCCGACGGCGGGCCGGGTTCGGATGGTCCCGCCGTCGATGACCTGACCCGGCTGCTCTGCGGCTCGCAGGGGGCGCTCGGGGTGCTGCTGTCGGCGACGCTGCGGGTGCAGCCCGTACCGGCCAGCCGGATCTGGGTCTCCCGGCCGGTCTGGACCCCACTTGAGGTGCACGACCTGCTTGGCGAGATCCTGACCGCCGGGCTGGCGCCGGCCGCGATCGAGGTGGACCTGCCGGGCGCCACGCCGGGAGCGCCGATCCGCCCGGTGCTGCCCGCCCGGGCCGGCTCCGCGTTCGGTCGGCTGGTGGTGCTGCTGGAGGGCGGCCCGGCGGACGTGGCCGAGCGGACGGCGCGGTTGTCCAACCTGCTCGGCGGCGACCCTGACGTCGCCACCGTGCCACCGGTGTGGTGGCGGCGCTATCCGTTCGGCCCGGGCGAGGTGGGGTTGCGGCTGCTGGTCCCGAACGACCACCTGCACGCCGCGGTCTACGCGCTGCGGGACGCGGTCGGGGCGCCCGTGCCGGTGCGCGGCTCGGCCGGCCTGGGCGTGGTGCACGCGGCACTGCCGGGCGGCACCCCGCCGGACCGGGTCGCCGCGATCCTGGCGGCGGTCCGGACCGTGCTGCTCGCCCGCGACGGCCGGTGCGTCGTGCTCACCGCCCCACCGGCGGTGCGGCGGGCCATCGACCTCTGGGGCGAGCTGCCCGACCTGCCACTGCTGCACCGGATCAAGGAACGCTTCGACCCGGCCCGCCGCCTCGCCCCCGGCCGCTTCACCGGCGGTCTCTAG